A genome region from Candidatus Zixiibacteriota bacterium includes the following:
- a CDS encoding 2-oxoacid:acceptor oxidoreductase family protein, with protein sequence MYQGVIMAGFGGQGVISGGILMAYSGMIDDKNVTFFPAYGAEMRGGTANCSVVISTDEVASPVVAYPDSILIMNEPSLAKFEPALKSDGILFLNSSLVDSRSKRDDVETIEIPANSIAEELGNIKCANMVMVGAFVKKTGAIDIEAVKKSIGKVYIRANETILEMNRKAIQRGADLVS encoded by the coding sequence ATGTATCAGGGTGTAATTATGGCTGGTTTCGGCGGGCAAGGTGTTATTTCCGGCGGCATATTGATGGCTTATTCGGGAATGATTGATGATAAAAATGTTACCTTTTTCCCTGCCTATGGTGCTGAGATGCGAGGCGGCACTGCCAACTGCTCGGTGGTTATATCAACCGATGAGGTTGCTTCGCCGGTGGTGGCATATCCGGATTCTATTCTTATTATGAACGAACCGTCATTGGCCAAATTTGAACCAGCGTTAAAATCCGATGGCATTCTTTTTCTCAATTCATCGCTGGTTGATTCACGCTCGAAACGTGATGATGTCGAGACTATTGAGATACCGGCTAATTCAATCGCCGAGGAATTGGGCAATATCAAGTGTGCCAACATGGTGATGGTTGGAGCGTTTGTTAAGAAAACCGGTGCTATTGATATTGAGGCTGTGAAAAAATCAATCGGCAAGGTTTACATTCGTGCCAACGAGACAATCCTTGAGATGAACCGCAAGGCAATCCAGCGCGGCGCCGATTTGGTTTCGTAA
- the vorB gene encoding 3-methyl-2-oxobutanoate dehydrogenase subunit VorB: MAERKLMKGNEALAEGAVRAGCRFFSGYPITPQNEVPEYMSWRLPEVHGTFIQAESEVAAINMLYGASACGIRTMTSSSSPGISLKQEGISYCAGARLPIFYANVVRGGPGLGNIAPAQSDYFQSTRGGGHGDYRVFCMAPGSVSELANFPRICYDVAFKYRIPSMLLADGLLGQMMEPVEFDFDPIDPKILTEPDWVLGINKGRTRRVVRSYDLAPGKMEEFNFELEKVFNEIEENEVRYESINTDDAELILTAYGTAARVCKSAMTLARKEGMKVGLLRPITVWPFPKEAFSELADRVKSFFVLEMSLGQYVEDVQLSVLGKAKINLHKRPAGGIPTTEEVFELVKKIMGKD; encoded by the coding sequence ATGGCTGAAAGAAAATTAATGAAAGGCAACGAGGCTTTGGCGGAAGGTGCGGTAAGAGCCGGCTGTCGGTTTTTTTCCGGATATCCGATTACACCTCAAAACGAAGTTCCCGAATATATGTCTTGGCGTTTGCCGGAAGTTCATGGGACTTTTATTCAGGCAGAAAGCGAAGTAGCGGCGATTAATATGCTTTATGGCGCATCAGCCTGCGGCATTCGGACGATGACATCGTCATCAAGCCCCGGCATATCGCTTAAGCAGGAAGGTATTTCATATTGCGCTGGTGCTCGTTTGCCGATTTTTTATGCAAATGTGGTTAGAGGAGGTCCGGGATTGGGAAATATCGCGCCAGCACAGAGCGATTATTTTCAGTCAACTCGCGGTGGCGGTCATGGTGATTACCGCGTTTTCTGCATGGCTCCGGGTTCCGTATCGGAACTGGCTAATTTCCCAAGAATTTGTTACGATGTCGCTTTTAAGTATCGCATACCATCAATGTTGTTAGCTGACGGTCTTTTAGGGCAGATGATGGAGCCAGTCGAATTCGATTTTGATCCCATTGACCCAAAAATTCTAACAGAACCAGATTGGGTGCTGGGTATAAATAAAGGCCGCACTAGAAGAGTAGTTCGTTCTTATGATCTCGCTCCCGGTAAAATGGAAGAATTCAACTTTGAGCTCGAAAAGGTTTTTAATGAAATTGAGGAAAATGAAGTAAGGTATGAATCTATTAATACCGATGATGCCGAATTAATATTAACTGCCTACGGCACAGCCGCCAGGGTTTGCAAATCGGCAATGACTTTAGCCCGTAAAGAGGGGATGAAAGTCGGCCTTTTGCGTCCAATTACCGTCTGGCCATTTCCTAAGGAAGCATTCTCAGAACTAGCTGATAGAGTAAAGTCTTTCTTCGTGCTCGAAATGAGCCTTGGTCAGTATGTCGAGGATGTCCAATTGTCGGTTTTGGGTAAAGCTAAAATTAACCTTCACAAACGTCCTGCAGGCGGTATTCCTACCACAGAGGAAGTTTTTGAACTTGTAAAGAAAATAATGGGGAAAGATTGA
- a CDS encoding 4Fe-4S binding protein, whose protein sequence is MSKIEVDIQRCKGCELCIAACPEEVIALSKTFAASGYYPATMVRPDDCTGCKLCAYVCPDVAIEVWK, encoded by the coding sequence ATGTCAAAAATAGAAGTGGACATTCAAAGATGCAAGGGTTGTGAACTCTGTATTGCCGCTTGTCCGGAAGAAGTAATAGCATTATCTAAAACTTTCGCCGCTTCCGGGTATTACCCGGCAACAATGGTAAGACCGGATGACTGCACGGGTTGCAAGTTATGCGCGTATGTTTGTCCGGATGTGGCTATTGAAGTATGGAAATGA
- a CDS encoding DUF4388 domain-containing protein encodes MDMQGKIEEFNIPDVFKTIASDQRGGTLGIIRGGKSALLYFDNGQLTYAFSPNNNNRLGERLIAKNIIDKNALEKSIITQKNQDSQNRIGKILIENKHIDEKQLKDSLIEQVADIAFQVMTWHSGVYKFYDGKFPTEEDMVFSLPTENIISEGIKRTDELRQLSEKLPDFSAFLKLKTIPRESEVELKLTAEQWNILACCDGRHNIHKMLNESDVDPITILRTLIKFIDDDLIAISFETASEKSEADYSKLELQIDTLSDLLRKFLAEG; translated from the coding sequence ATGGATATGCAGGGAAAGATAGAAGAATTTAATATTCCCGATGTTTTTAAAACGATTGCCTCAGACCAAAGGGGCGGAACCCTCGGAATCATCAGGGGCGGCAAGTCGGCTTTATTGTATTTTGATAATGGGCAACTGACCTATGCTTTTTCACCAAACAATAATAACCGTCTCGGTGAAAGACTTATCGCTAAGAACATTATAGACAAAAACGCGCTTGAAAAATCAATCATTACGCAAAAAAACCAAGACAGTCAAAATCGTATCGGGAAAATTCTTATTGAGAATAAACATATCGATGAAAAGCAGTTAAAGGATTCTCTAATCGAACAGGTTGCGGATATTGCTTTTCAGGTGATGACCTGGCATAGCGGCGTATATAAATTCTATGATGGCAAGTTCCCTACCGAAGAGGACATGGTTTTCTCCTTGCCAACCGAAAACATTATTTCGGAAGGCATCAAACGAACGGATGAACTCAGACAATTAAGTGAAAAACTTCCCGATTTTTCTGCATTCTTGAAGCTGAAAACGATTCCTCGAGAAAGCGAAGTCGAACTTAAATTAACCGCTGAGCAATGGAATATCTTAGCCTGTTGTGATGGCCGCCATAATATTCATAAGATGCTAAACGAATCAGATGTCGACCCTATTACGATTCTTCGAACGCTAATTAAATTTATAGATGATGATTTAATCGCAATATCTTTTGAAACAGCAAGCGAAAAAAGCGAAGCCGATTATTCCAAATTAGAACTGCAGATTGATACCCTATCAGATTTACTCAGAAAGTTTCTGGCGGAGGGCTGA
- the uvrB gene encoding excinuclease ABC subunit UvrB yields the protein MKFKLVSDYKPSGDQPQAIEQLIKGFNQNKKFQTLLGVTGSGKTFTIANVIAKLGLPTLVFSHNKTLAAQLYGELKGFFPENAVEFFISYYDYYQPEAYIPSTDTFIEKDTSINDDIDRLRLRATSSLLERRDVIIVASVSCIYGLGSPEDYKKMMLLLVAGESYPRDSLLRHLIKMQYNRNDIEFGRGSFRVRGDIVEVHPAYDDVGVRIDYFGDEIEKITLVNLIDGHVIEHKERHVIYPARHFVMEHDNILKAIKSIEDELEERLDYFRKNGKLLEAQRLASRTRYDIEMMKELGYCSGIENYSMHLSGRAPGQKPYTLFDFFPKDYLLVVDESHQTIPQVRGMYRGDRSRKETLVEHGFRLLSALENRPYFFEEFESTINKAIFISATPAEYEIERSGGEVVEQIIRPTGLIDPIIEVRPLETQVDDLIAEIRKAAAEGCRVLVTTLTKRMAEDLTDYLANLSIRVRYLHSEIDAIDRVEILRDLRLAQFDVLVGINLLREGLDLPEVSLVAILDADKEGFLRSERSLIQTAGRAARNRAGKVIFYADKITNSMQKTIDETKRRRKIQIQYNQDHGIVPETIYKSREDILKTTSFADSKTIEPEMDINKEVDAVAKLELEDKLAHFMKMMNKAAKRFEFEKAAMLRDEIAKLKKSIKSKK from the coding sequence ATGAAATTCAAACTCGTTTCAGATTATAAACCATCAGGCGATCAGCCCCAGGCTATTGAACAATTAATAAAAGGTTTTAATCAAAACAAGAAATTTCAGACGCTTTTAGGGGTTACCGGCTCGGGCAAAACTTTCACTATTGCCAATGTTATCGCCAAATTGGGATTGCCAACCTTAGTATTCTCTCACAATAAAACTCTGGCTGCCCAGCTTTATGGCGAACTGAAAGGATTTTTCCCGGAGAACGCAGTAGAGTTTTTCATTAGCTATTATGATTATTACCAGCCGGAGGCTTATATACCGTCTACCGATACTTTCATCGAGAAAGATACATCCATTAATGATGATATAGACCGCCTTCGACTGCGGGCAACCTCATCATTGCTGGAGCGCCGCGATGTTATCATTGTTGCCTCAGTGTCGTGTATTTATGGCCTTGGTTCCCCTGAAGACTACAAGAAAATGATGCTGTTATTAGTCGCCGGGGAATCATACCCTCGCGATTCACTTTTGAGACATTTAATTAAAATGCAGTACAATAGAAATGATATCGAATTCGGCCGGGGCAGTTTCAGAGTTCGCGGCGATATTGTCGAGGTTCATCCCGCCTATGATGATGTTGGCGTACGCATCGATTATTTTGGTGATGAGATTGAAAAAATAACCTTAGTCAATTTGATAGATGGCCACGTTATAGAACATAAAGAACGCCATGTTATCTATCCGGCGCGGCATTTCGTTATGGAGCATGATAACATTCTAAAAGCGATTAAAAGCATTGAGGACGAGCTTGAGGAAAGGCTCGATTATTTCAGGAAAAACGGTAAACTATTGGAAGCGCAGCGTCTGGCTTCCCGAACCAGATATGATATCGAAATGATGAAGGAACTGGGATACTGCAGCGGTATCGAAAATTATTCGATGCATCTGTCGGGGCGAGCGCCGGGACAGAAGCCCTATACGCTTTTCGACTTTTTTCCGAAAGATTACCTTTTAGTGGTTGATGAGTCCCATCAAACTATACCGCAAGTCAGGGGTATGTACCGCGGCGACCGTTCCCGCAAGGAGACATTGGTTGAGCATGGTTTCCGCCTGCTGTCTGCGCTGGAGAATCGGCCGTACTTTTTCGAGGAGTTTGAATCGACAATCAACAAAGCAATTTTTATCTCGGCAACTCCGGCAGAATATGAGATTGAGCGTTCCGGCGGCGAAGTAGTTGAACAAATTATCCGTCCGACCGGCTTAATCGACCCAATTATTGAAGTGCGGCCGCTGGAGACGCAGGTTGATGACCTGATAGCGGAAATAAGAAAAGCCGCTGCCGAGGGCTGCCGTGTGCTGGTTACAACATTAACCAAGAGAATGGCGGAGGATCTTACCGACTATTTAGCTAATCTTTCTATTAGAGTGCGGTATCTGCATTCGGAAATCGATGCTATCGACAGGGTGGAAATACTGCGCGACCTTCGGCTGGCTCAGTTCGATGTCTTAGTTGGCATAAACCTTCTCCGCGAGGGACTCGATTTGCCGGAAGTATCTTTAGTCGCTATCCTTGACGCCGATAAAGAGGGGTTTTTACGGTCGGAGCGTTCGCTTATTCAAACAGCGGGCAGAGCCGCCCGCAACCGGGCAGGCAAGGTGATTTTTTACGCCGATAAAATCACCAACTCGATGCAAAAAACTATCGATGAAACGAAACGCAGACGTAAAATACAAATACAATATAACCAAGACCACGGTATCGTGCCGGAGACTATTTATAAATCACGCGAGGATATATTAAAAACCACTTCGTTTGCCGATTCTAAGACAATCGAGCCGGAGATGGATATCAACAAAGAGGTTGATGCCGTTGCCAAGCTTGAGCTTGAAGATAAGCTGGCGCATTTTATGAAAATGATGAACAAGGCGGCTAAACGATTCGAATTTGAAAAAGCAGCAATGCTTCGTGATGAGATTGCCAAACTTAAAAAAAGTATAAAAAGTAAGAAATAA
- a CDS encoding bifunctional folylpolyglutamate synthase/dihydrofolate synthase has protein sequence MMKYKEVLEYLFQLERMGIKLGLETTNKILAYIGDPHKSYPTIHIAGTNGKGSTAAIIESILSNSGYRVGLYTSPHLVDFRERIRISGRYISRKYVADFFNDVREKFQLFNPTFFEATTALAFSYFRDEKVDLAIIETGMGGRFDSTNILKPLASVITNIEKEHTRHLGTDLDKIAFEKAGIIKNGVPVVTAIKNYEALRVIRQICRKRKAKLVSIFDETQWVIKEATERKTELDIFTRSAKYYNLRLSLPGHHQLENAVCGLVAAEYGEPIGIKVTPTGAALGFRNLNWPGRLQRLSKQPEVILDVGHNPAAIKTLFEYFKEFYPDRHIIAVFGILSDKDSNLMLIELNRFAKVIIITKPITDKAADTEILARQASHLTSNFQIIPHVDKAYEAALNHAKPDGVVLVTGSHYTVGEVLSYTGYFED, from the coding sequence ACCTGTTCCAGCTTGAACGAATGGGTATAAAACTGGGTTTGGAAACCACTAATAAAATTCTGGCGTATATAGGGGACCCTCATAAATCATATCCGACTATTCATATAGCCGGCACTAACGGCAAAGGCAGCACAGCGGCAATTATTGAAAGCATTCTATCTAATTCCGGCTATCGTGTCGGTTTATATACATCGCCGCATCTAGTTGACTTTCGAGAGCGAATCAGAATTAGCGGCCGTTATATCAGCCGAAAGTATGTTGCTGATTTTTTTAATGATGTCCGGGAGAAATTTCAGCTATTTAATCCTACTTTTTTTGAGGCGACTACAGCTTTGGCTTTTTCTTATTTCCGCGATGAGAAAGTCGATCTGGCGATAATCGAAACCGGTATGGGCGGACGTTTTGACTCCACCAATATTCTCAAGCCGCTGGCGTCGGTTATTACTAATATCGAAAAAGAACACACTCGTCATCTGGGTACCGATTTGGACAAGATTGCTTTTGAAAAAGCCGGCATTATTAAAAATGGCGTGCCTGTTGTTACGGCTATAAAAAATTATGAAGCCCTGCGAGTAATCCGTCAGATATGCCGGAAAAGAAAAGCTAAATTAGTATCGATTTTTGATGAGACCCAGTGGGTAATTAAGGAAGCTACCGAACGGAAGACGGAGTTGGATATATTTACCCGTTCGGCAAAATATTACAATCTCAGGTTATCCCTGCCAGGCCATCACCAACTCGAAAACGCCGTATGCGGATTAGTCGCCGCAGAGTATGGCGAACCGATAGGCATTAAAGTTACCCCTACCGGCGCCGCTCTCGGTTTCAGAAATCTTAATTGGCCGGGAAGATTGCAGAGATTATCAAAACAACCTGAAGTAATATTAGATGTTGGGCATAATCCGGCCGCTATAAAAACCCTGTTCGAATACTTCAAGGAATTCTATCCCGACCGTCATATTATTGCCGTATTTGGAATTCTTTCCGATAAGGATTCCAACCTGATGCTGATAGAACTTAACCGCTTTGCCAAGGTTATTATAATTACCAAACCGATAACTGATAAAGCCGCCGATACGGAAATATTAGCCCGTCAGGCATCGCATCTCACCAGCAATTTCCAGATTATTCCGCATGTTGACAAAGCTTACGAGGCCGCATTAAACCATGCGAAGCCCGATGGTGTAGTTTTGGTAACAGGTTCGCATTATACAGTGGGAGAGGTTTTGTCATATACGGGATATTTTGAGGATTAA